Proteins from a genomic interval of Desulfovibrio piger:
- a CDS encoding Ppx/GppA phosphatase family protein, producing the protein MSHPVVSDQAGPDGERVIGIIDLGSNSLRLMLVRILPDGSHTVLNQVKNMVRLGEGAFETGHLREESMARTINVLRGMAEMCGVYGASEVIAIATAAVRDAANGPDFMRRVKEKTGIDFRVVSGREEARLIYLGVSSGLAHTESLRLFIDIGGGSTELVVGNSEEYRNLDSLKMGCVRLSNLFFDKDSGTISAKRYAALQNYIRNNALRSFQRIADFVIEEAVASSGTAQNLAEIAAALDAEDAARTGRAPQESRDVLSYGGLRRAVKELCGRTLKERRSVPGINPNRADVIVAGAAILQTIMEDQGFDSVRISNRNLQNGILVDYLSTRMPHADGSFHPVRKESVLHLARRCRFEERHSRHVSRLALDLFDSAKAMGLHDSGDLARELLHYAALLHDIGIFISFSRHNAHSHYLIRNTELLGFTRREVDIMAALTYFHRKRPSKKVPLFMEFDQETREEIRLLSLFLLLAERMDKSHRQIVRTVRFEARKEGGLQLSLRAPEECPIERDLVRGSAKLVRKVFRQEIPVEVVSSFRR; encoded by the coding sequence ATGTCCCATCCTGTAGTCTCGGATCAGGCGGGGCCTGACGGGGAACGCGTCATCGGCATCATCGACCTGGGCAGCAACTCGCTGCGCCTGATGCTGGTGCGCATCCTGCCCGACGGCTCGCACACGGTCCTCAACCAGGTCAAGAACATGGTGCGCCTGGGCGAAGGCGCCTTCGAGACGGGACATCTGCGTGAAGAGAGCATGGCCCGGACCATCAACGTCCTGCGCGGCATGGCCGAGATGTGCGGCGTCTACGGCGCTTCGGAGGTCATCGCCATCGCCACGGCCGCCGTGCGCGACGCGGCCAACGGCCCGGACTTCATGCGCCGGGTCAAGGAAAAGACCGGCATCGACTTCCGCGTGGTCTCCGGCCGCGAAGAGGCCCGCCTCATCTATCTGGGCGTCTCCAGCGGTCTGGCCCATACCGAGAGCCTGCGCCTGTTCATCGACATCGGCGGCGGCAGTACCGAGCTGGTGGTGGGCAATTCCGAGGAATACCGCAACCTCGATTCCCTCAAGATGGGCTGCGTGCGCCTGTCCAACCTCTTCTTCGACAAGGACTCCGGCACCATCTCCGCCAAGCGCTACGCCGCGCTGCAGAACTACATCCGCAACAATGCCCTGCGCTCGTTCCAGCGCATCGCGGACTTCGTCATCGAAGAGGCCGTGGCCAGCTCCGGTACGGCCCAGAACCTGGCCGAGATCGCCGCGGCCCTGGATGCCGAGGATGCCGCGCGCACGGGCCGGGCCCCGCAGGAGTCCCGCGACGTGCTCAGCTACGGCGGCCTGCGCCGGGCCGTCAAGGAGCTCTGCGGCCGCACCCTCAAGGAACGCCGCAGCGTGCCCGGCATCAATCCCAACCGTGCCGACGTCATCGTGGCCGGTGCGGCCATCCTCCAGACCATCATGGAGGACCAGGGCTTCGACAGCGTGCGCATCAGCAACCGCAACCTGCAGAACGGCATCCTGGTGGATTACCTGTCCACCCGCATGCCCCATGCCGACGGCAGCTTCCATCCCGTACGCAAGGAGAGCGTGCTGCATCTGGCGCGGCGCTGCCGCTTCGAGGAACGCCACTCCCGCCATGTGTCGCGCCTGGCCCTGGACCTGTTCGACAGCGCCAAGGCCATGGGCCTGCACGACTCCGGCGACCTGGCCCGCGAGCTGCTGCACTATGCGGCCCTGCTGCACGACATCGGCATCTTCATCTCCTTCTCGCGCCACAATGCCCACAGCCACTACCTGATCCGCAACACCGAGCTGCTGGGCTTCACCCGCCGTGAAGTGGACATCATGGCCGCCCTGACCTACTTCCACCGCAAGCGTCCCTCCAAGAAGGTGCCGCTGTTCATGGAGTTCGATCAGGAGACCCGCGAGGAGATCCGCCTGCTCTCCCTCTTCCTGCTGCTGGCCGAGCGCATGGACAAGAGCCATCGCCAGATCGTGCGCACCGTCCGCTTCGAGGCCCGCAAGGAAGGCGGCCTGCAGCTCTCGCTGCGCGCTCCCGAGGAATGCCCCATCGAGCGGGATCTGGTGCGCGGCAGCGCCAAGCTGGTGCGCAAGGTCTTCCGGCAGGAGATCCCCGTGGAGGTGGTCAGCAGCTTCCGCCGCTGA
- a CDS encoding MBOAT family O-acyltransferase has translation MLFAFFPFLFLFLPILVWLWKLTSGEDKARLSVLLLGASLLFGACQGLEALLLLLGLTVVNYLFGLLLADEGHRRRRLGRRGLLLLAVLLNVLVWCRFRHLPALSAWLAQWQDILPVLAPAAMPAGFSFAVLIQLAWLLGVYQRRIRPEGIVRQALFTTCFPYALSGPLVRYEEMGPQLDALEVPQAEDLARGLGLMVLGLAKKVLLADSLAPAADTVFHAAAQGLPLSTAEAWLGALSYTFQIYFDFSGYTDMAVGAALMLGLRLPENFAAPYKATGIVDFWRRWHMTLGRWLHDCLYQPLGGSRHGRVRQYANLLLTMLVCGVWHGAGLTFLLWGALHGLLLLVNHAFRHLLRGSLAERVLALPPLRALCVLVTFLCLTVAWVLFRAGDTGTALHVWQSMFLWSDGHPLPLQQGLEALLPGGLLEPRLLLPLLAVCAVIVWALPCSQHVMLGRADGSRPWLHWQPNLLWAVALALPALASLLLMQGHAFLSFRF, from the coding sequence ATGCTTTTCGCTTTCTTCCCCTTCCTGTTCCTTTTTCTTCCCATCCTCGTCTGGCTCTGGAAACTGACTTCCGGAGAAGACAAGGCCCGACTGTCCGTGCTCCTGCTGGGGGCCTCGCTGCTCTTTGGGGCCTGCCAGGGGCTGGAGGCCCTGCTGCTCCTGCTGGGCCTGACCGTGGTCAACTATCTGTTCGGCCTGCTGCTGGCCGATGAGGGGCACCGCCGCCGTCGGCTGGGCCGTCGGGGCCTGCTGCTTCTGGCCGTGCTGCTCAACGTGCTGGTCTGGTGCCGTTTCCGCCATCTGCCGGCCCTGTCGGCCTGGCTGGCGCAATGGCAGGACATCCTGCCCGTTTTGGCGCCCGCGGCCATGCCCGCGGGCTTCTCCTTTGCCGTGCTCATCCAGCTGGCCTGGCTGCTGGGCGTCTACCAGCGCCGCATCCGGCCCGAAGGTATCGTGCGGCAGGCCCTGTTCACCACCTGCTTCCCCTATGCCCTGTCCGGCCCGCTGGTCCGTTATGAGGAGATGGGCCCGCAGCTGGACGCCCTGGAGGTGCCGCAGGCCGAAGATCTGGCGCGGGGCCTGGGGCTGATGGTGCTGGGCCTGGCCAAGAAGGTGCTGCTGGCCGACAGTCTGGCGCCGGCGGCGGATACCGTGTTCCACGCCGCCGCCCAGGGCCTGCCCCTGAGCACGGCCGAGGCCTGGCTGGGGGCCCTGAGCTACACCTTCCAGATCTATTTCGACTTTTCCGGCTATACGGACATGGCCGTGGGGGCCGCCCTCATGCTGGGCCTGCGCCTGCCGGAGAATTTTGCCGCGCCCTACAAGGCCACGGGCATCGTGGACTTCTGGCGCCGCTGGCACATGACCCTGGGCCGCTGGCTGCATGACTGCCTGTACCAGCCCCTGGGCGGCAGCCGTCACGGCCGGGTGCGGCAGTACGCCAATTTGCTGCTGACCATGCTGGTCTGCGGTGTCTGGCACGGGGCCGGGCTGACCTTCCTCCTCTGGGGGGCCCTGCACGGCCTGCTCCTGCTGGTCAACCACGCCTTCCGGCATCTGCTGCGCGGCAGCCTGGCCGAGCGCGTGCTGGCCCTGCCGCCCCTGCGGGCCCTGTGCGTGCTGGTGACCTTTTTGTGCCTGACCGTGGCCTGGGTGCTGTTCCGCGCCGGGGATACGGGCACGGCCCTGCATGTCTGGCAGAGCATGTTCCTCTGGAGCGACGGCCATCCCCTGCCCCTGCAACAGGGGCTGGAGGCCCTGCTGCCCGGCGGCCTCTTGGAGCCCCGGCTGTTGCTGCCGCTGCTGGCCGTCTGCGCCGTCATCGTCTGGGCCCTGCCCTGCAGCCAGCATGTGATGCTGGGCCGCGCCGACGGCAGCCGTCCCTGGCTGCACTGGCAGCCGAACCTGCTCTGGGCCGTGGCTCTGGCCCTGCCTGCGCTGGCCTCCCTGCTGCTGATGCAGGGCCATGCCTTCCTTTCTTTCCGCTTTTGA
- a CDS encoding phenylacetate--CoA ligase family protein — protein sequence MTRKDRTEGIYSRREVLDESERRQYCLIQLKDLLSYAYRYSEDVKKRFDRAQFNVEKFKTLSDIKHIPILKKKELIFLQSMGPRLGGLLTKDIGDLKRIFLSPGPIFDPEDRGEDYWGYTEAFYSVGFRPGDAVQNTFNYQLTPAGLMFEEPLRNLGCAVIPAGPTDASTQLDIMQKLRVSGYVGTPSFLMHLAQKAEEKGLNLRKDLFLEVAFVTGERLSEKMRSQMEKKYDLIMRQGYGTADVGCIGYECFHKTGLHIANRCYVEICHPDTGIPLKDGEVGEIVVTAFNKTYPLIRLATGDLSYIDRSPCACGRTSPRLGNIVGRVDTTARIMGMFVYPHQVEQVMSRFEEVKRWQIEVTNPGGIDEMTLFIETSGFKREEELLHQFREKIKLRPELKILAPGSLPPQIRPIEDKRHWD from the coding sequence ATGACTCGTAAAGACCGTACCGAAGGCATCTACAGCCGCCGTGAAGTGCTCGACGAAAGCGAACGCCGTCAATATTGCCTGATCCAGCTCAAGGACCTGCTCTCCTACGCCTACCGCTACTCCGAAGACGTCAAAAAACGCTTCGACCGCGCGCAGTTCAACGTGGAGAAGTTCAAGACCCTGTCCGATATCAAGCACATCCCCATCCTCAAGAAAAAGGAACTCATCTTCCTGCAGTCCATGGGCCCGCGTCTGGGCGGTCTGCTGACCAAGGACATCGGGGATCTGAAGCGCATCTTCCTCTCCCCCGGACCCATCTTCGACCCCGAAGACCGTGGCGAAGACTACTGGGGCTACACCGAAGCCTTCTATTCCGTGGGCTTCCGTCCCGGTGATGCCGTGCAGAACACCTTCAACTATCAGCTGACCCCGGCCGGCCTGATGTTCGAAGAGCCCCTGCGCAACCTGGGCTGTGCGGTCATCCCCGCCGGTCCCACCGATGCCTCCACCCAGCTGGACATCATGCAAAAGCTGCGCGTCTCCGGCTATGTGGGCACGCCCAGCTTCCTCATGCACCTGGCCCAGAAGGCCGAGGAAAAGGGCCTGAACCTGCGCAAGGACCTCTTCCTCGAAGTGGCCTTCGTCACCGGTGAGCGCCTGTCCGAAAAGATGCGCTCCCAGATGGAAAAGAAGTACGACCTCATCATGCGCCAGGGCTACGGCACCGCCGACGTGGGCTGCATCGGCTACGAATGCTTCCACAAGACCGGCCTGCACATCGCCAACCGCTGCTATGTGGAGATCTGCCATCCCGACACCGGCATCCCGCTGAAGGACGGCGAAGTGGGCGAGATCGTGGTCACGGCCTTCAACAAGACCTATCCGCTCATCCGTCTGGCCACGGGCGACCTGTCGTACATCGACCGCAGCCCCTGCGCCTGCGGCCGTACCAGCCCGCGCCTGGGCAACATCGTGGGCCGCGTGGACACCACCGCCCGCATCATGGGCATGTTCGTCTACCCGCATCAGGTGGAACAGGTCATGAGCCGCTTCGAAGAAGTGAAGCGTTGGCAGATCGAAGTCACCAACCCCGGCGGCATCGACGAGATGACCCTGTTCATCGAGACCAGCGGCTTCAAGCGCGAGGAAGAACTGCTCCACCAGTTCCGCGAAAAGATCAAGCTGCGTCCCGAACTCAAGATCCTGGCGCCGGGCAGCCTGCCCCCGCAGATCCGTCCCATCGAGGACAAGCGTCACTGGGATTAA
- a CDS encoding YgiQ family radical SAM protein: protein MSRAEMQALGWKELDVLLVNGDAYVDHPAFGPVLLGRWLVAHGFRVGIVAQPRWQSPDDLLVMGRPRLFVGVSAGALDSMLAHYTAFRKKRHDDAYTPGGKAGARPNRACLVYANLARQAFPGLPVILGGIEASLRRTTHYDFWTDSLRRSILLDAKADLLIYGMGELAMLECARRLAEGKSLHGIDGTAWLAKVDENNVPVDLPEEWLDLPRMQLPSHEAVQAEATELLRLTQMLEQQVHRQNAWAQQMVGDRALVLAPPARPLTTEEMDKIYALPYARAAHPRYREPIPADEMLRTSITSHRGCGGGCSFCSLALHQGRRISSRSQESILAEARKLVAQSRRGQVAISDVGGPTANMWQAHCALDDATSAKAEPGARPSSRCRRSSCCYPTVCKSFITPQMQHVGLLREVAALPGVRQVRVASGVRADLALNDPEALAAYTGEFTGGQLKVAPEHCAARVLDLMRKPGMEVFEAFLQSFVEQSRLAGREQYVVPYMMSAFPGCTDEDMHELARWLQERHWSPQQTQCFIPTPGSIATAMYYCGRNEDGEEIYVARSDADRLRQHRILMPDFGRMPERGGHADAEDAGEGHHREPRRENTTERWRDERRSADGLAPRHEGRRDFREDRKPPFPRFDDERESAPRRDFRHPDRDGFRKPGFRQDVDKPFRPRPFPDAARDGDEAPQARPSFRRDGQDERPFRPRGDRFVDREGEEGRRPFRPRRDDDGRPFRKDGFRPRRFNDRDGSEGQDAWKRPRPFARFDDEQEGAPRRDFRRPDRDGFRKPGFPQDADKPFRPRPFPDAARDGDEAPQARPSFRRDGQDERPFRPRGDRFVDRDGEEARRPFRPRRDDDGQPFRKDGFRPRRFNDRDGNEGQDAWKRPRPFARFDDEQDEAPRRDFRRPDRDGFRKPGFRQDADKPFRPRPFPDAARDGDEAPQARPSFRRDGQDERPFRPRGDRFVNRDGEEARRPFRPRRDDDDGRPFRKDGFRPRRFNDRDGNEGQDGQKRRAPFPRFDDEREGAPRRDFRRPERDGFRKPGFRQDADKPFRKNSFRRDGKPAFGSRRRDRGFDGPALNDDEE from the coding sequence ATGAGCCGCGCCGAGATGCAGGCCCTGGGCTGGAAGGAACTGGACGTGCTGCTGGTCAACGGCGACGCCTATGTGGACCACCCGGCCTTCGGGCCCGTGCTGCTGGGCCGCTGGCTGGTGGCCCACGGCTTCCGCGTGGGCATCGTGGCCCAGCCCCGCTGGCAGTCGCCCGACGACCTGCTGGTCATGGGCCGTCCCCGGCTTTTCGTGGGCGTCAGCGCGGGCGCGCTGGACTCCATGCTGGCCCACTACACGGCCTTCCGCAAAAAGCGCCACGATGATGCCTACACCCCCGGCGGCAAGGCCGGTGCGCGTCCCAACCGCGCCTGTCTGGTCTATGCCAACCTGGCCCGTCAGGCCTTCCCCGGCCTGCCGGTGATCCTGGGCGGCATCGAGGCCTCGCTGCGCCGCACCACACATTACGATTTCTGGACAGACAGCCTGCGCCGCTCCATCCTGCTGGATGCCAAGGCCGACCTGCTCATCTACGGCATGGGCGAACTGGCCATGCTGGAATGCGCCCGCCGTCTGGCCGAAGGCAAGAGCCTGCACGGTATCGACGGCACGGCCTGGCTGGCCAAGGTGGACGAGAACAACGTCCCCGTGGATCTGCCCGAAGAATGGCTCGATTTGCCGCGCATGCAGCTGCCCTCCCACGAGGCCGTGCAGGCCGAGGCCACGGAACTGCTGCGCCTGACCCAGATGCTGGAACAGCAGGTGCACCGCCAGAACGCCTGGGCCCAGCAGATGGTGGGCGACCGCGCCCTGGTGCTGGCGCCCCCGGCCCGGCCCCTGACCACGGAAGAGATGGACAAAATCTACGCCCTGCCCTACGCCCGCGCGGCCCATCCCCGCTACCGCGAGCCCATCCCGGCCGACGAGATGCTGCGCACCAGCATCACTAGCCATCGCGGCTGTGGCGGCGGCTGTTCCTTCTGCTCGCTGGCCCTGCATCAGGGGCGCCGCATCAGCTCCCGCAGCCAGGAATCCATCCTGGCCGAGGCCCGCAAGCTGGTGGCCCAGTCCCGTCGCGGCCAGGTGGCCATCTCCGACGTGGGCGGCCCCACGGCCAACATGTGGCAGGCCCATTGCGCCCTGGATGACGCCACGTCCGCCAAGGCGGAGCCCGGTGCGCGGCCTTCGTCCCGCTGCCGCCGCAGCAGCTGCTGTTATCCCACGGTCTGCAAATCCTTCATCACCCCGCAGATGCAGCATGTGGGCCTGCTGCGCGAGGTGGCGGCCCTGCCCGGCGTGCGGCAGGTGCGCGTGGCCAGCGGCGTGCGTGCCGACCTGGCCCTCAACGATCCCGAGGCCCTGGCGGCCTATACCGGCGAATTCACCGGCGGCCAGCTCAAGGTGGCCCCGGAACACTGCGCCGCCCGCGTGCTGGACCTGATGCGCAAGCCGGGCATGGAAGTCTTCGAGGCCTTCCTCCAAAGCTTCGTGGAGCAGAGCCGTCTGGCCGGACGCGAGCAGTATGTGGTGCCCTACATGATGAGCGCCTTCCCCGGCTGTACGGACGAGGACATGCACGAGCTGGCCCGCTGGCTGCAGGAGCGTCACTGGAGCCCGCAGCAGACCCAGTGCTTCATCCCCACGCCGGGCAGCATCGCCACGGCCATGTATTACTGCGGCCGCAACGAGGATGGGGAAGAGATCTATGTGGCCCGCAGCGATGCCGACCGCCTGCGCCAGCACCGCATCCTGATGCCCGATTTCGGCCGCATGCCCGAACGCGGCGGCCATGCCGATGCCGAGGATGCGGGCGAAGGCCACCACCGCGAGCCCCGCCGGGAAAACACCACCGAGCGCTGGCGCGACGAACGCCGCAGCGCTGACGGTCTGGCCCCCCGGCACGAGGGCCGCCGCGACTTCCGGGAAGACCGCAAGCCGCCCTTCCCCCGCTTCGATGACGAGCGGGAGAGTGCGCCCCGCCGCGATTTCCGCCATCCCGACCGCGACGGTTTCCGCAAGCCCGGCTTCCGGCAGGATGTGGACAAGCCCTTCCGCCCGCGCCCCTTCCCCGATGCCGCCCGTGACGGCGACGAGGCCCCGCAGGCCCGCCCGTCCTTCCGCAGGGATGGTCAGGACGAACGCCCCTTCCGTCCCCGTGGCGACCGTTTCGTGGATCGCGAGGGAGAAGAAGGCCGGCGTCCCTTCCGTCCGCGTCGAGACGATGACGGCCGGCCTTTCCGCAAGGACGGCTTCCGGCCCCGGCGCTTCAACGACCGTGACGGCAGCGAAGGACAGGACGCCTGGAAGCGCCCCCGTCCCTTTGCCCGCTTCGATGACGAGCAGGAGGGTGCGCCCCGCCGTGATTTCCGCCGTCCCGACCGAGACGGTTTCCGCAAGCCCGGCTTCCCGCAGGACGCGGACAAGCCCTTCCGCCCGCGCCCCTTCCCCGATGCCGCCCGTGACGGCGACGAAGCCCCGCAGGCCCGCCCGTCCTTCCGCAGGGATGGTCAGGACGAACGCCCCTTCCGTCCCCGTGGCGACCGTTTCGTGGATCGCGATGGCGAAGAAGCCCGGCGTCCCTTCCGGCCGCGCCGTGACGATGACGGCCAGCCTTTCCGCAAGGACGGCTTCCGTCCCCGGCGCTTCAACGACCGCGACGGCAACGAAGGGCAGGATGCCTGGAAGCGTCCCCGTCCCTTTGCCCGCTTCGATGACGAGCAGGACGAGGCGCCCCGCCGCGACTTCCGCCGTCCCGACCGCGACGGTTTCCGCAAGCCCGGCTTCCGGCAGGACGCGGACAAGCCCTTCCGCCCGCGCCCCTTCCCCGATGCCGCCCGTGACGGCGACGAAGCCCCGCAGGCCCGCCCGTCCTTCCGCAGGGATGGTCAGGACGAACGTCCCTTCCGTCCCCGTGGCGACCGTTTCGTGAACCGCGATGGCGAAGAAGCCCGGCGTCCCTTCCGTCCGCGTCGTGACGATGACGACGGCCGGCCTTTCCGTAAGGACGGCTTCCGTCCCCGGCGCTTCAACGACCGCGACGGCAACGAAGGGCAGGACGGCCAAAAACGCCGTGCGCCCTTCCCCCGCTTCGATGACGAGCGGGAGGGTGCGCCCCGCCGCGACTTCCGCCGTCCCGAGCGTGACGGCTTCCGCAAGCCCGGCTTCCGGCAGGACGCCGACAAGCCCTTCCGCAAGAACTCGTTCCGCAGGGACGGCAAGCCCGCCTTCGGCTCCCGCCGCCGGGACAGGGGCTTTGACGGCCCGGCGCTGAACGACGACGAAGAATAA
- a CDS encoding transcriptional regulator has translation MDDAQHSLQRKLEQERRHLACLCAGFALPHGHGDEADNARDEMAELLAWSHANLCAARIRALEGLLGDLRCSGRRLCMDCGEEIPLSRLLAVPCPKDLPQGAGRSGGFLPAFSLARRP, from the coding sequence ATGGACGACGCCCAGCATTCCCTGCAACGCAAACTGGAACAGGAACGGCGGCACCTGGCCTGCCTGTGCGCCGGATTCGCCCTGCCCCACGGCCACGGTGACGAGGCGGACAACGCCCGCGACGAGATGGCGGAGCTGCTGGCCTGGAGCCACGCCAATCTGTGCGCGGCGCGCATCCGTGCCCTGGAGGGCCTGCTGGGCGACCTGCGGTGCAGCGGCCGCCGCCTGTGCATGGACTGCGGCGAAGAGATCCCCCTGTCCCGGCTGCTGGCCGTGCCATGCCCCAAAGACCTGCCACAGGGAGCGGGAAGGAGCGGAGGTTTCCTTCCCGCTTTTTCCCTTGCGAGAAGGCCGTGA
- a CDS encoding integration host factor subunit alpha: protein MKKTLTKADIVERIYESTDKNRVDVKNVVEKLLEIMKNAIKKDNALLISGFGKFEAYDKAPRKGRNPQTDEAITLPPRKVVVFRLSRKFRAELNS from the coding sequence ATGAAGAAAACATTGACCAAAGCTGACATCGTCGAGCGGATCTACGAGAGTACAGACAAAAATCGGGTTGACGTGAAGAATGTGGTCGAAAAACTGCTGGAGATCATGAAGAATGCCATCAAAAAAGACAATGCTCTTCTGATCAGTGGGTTCGGCAAGTTTGAGGCTTACGACAAAGCGCCGCGCAAAGGCCGCAATCCGCAAACGGATGAGGCCATCACGCTGCCTCCGCGCAAGGTCGTCGTCTTCCGCCTGTCCCGCAAATTCAGAGCCGAGCTCAATTCCTGA
- a CDS encoding EF-hand domain-containing protein: MNKRILGGLLCAAMLCAAPALAMPGMGEGKAPVDKFPMMDANKDGSVSKEEFKKFFPQMQDGAFAAIDKNKDGSISHEEWQGFSKSHAMGRAGHPDAQMPPANEAAPKTMPLVTPPSK; this comes from the coding sequence ATGAACAAACGTATCCTGGGCGGCCTGCTCTGCGCCGCCATGCTCTGCGCCGCTCCCGCCCTGGCCATGCCCGGCATGGGCGAAGGCAAGGCCCCTGTGGACAAGTTCCCCATGATGGACGCCAACAAGGACGGCAGCGTCAGCAAGGAAGAATTCAAGAAGTTCTTCCCCCAGATGCAGGACGGCGCCTTTGCCGCCATCGACAAGAACAAGGACGGCTCCATCAGCCATGAGGAATGGCAGGGCTTCAGCAAGAGCCACGCCATGGGCCGCGCCGGTCATCCCGACGCCCAGATGCCTCCCGCCAATGAGGCCGCGCCCAAGACCATGCCGCTGGTCACGCCGCCTTCCAAGTAA
- a CDS encoding chloride channel protein, whose product MAFRPSLPPFILESAALRSQSAWTLMAQALLTGLVSGGVIGLFRWLYTIINGAVRAHMAGQDPFAPATLALMAAGLLLMALTAGLLLRYEPLIGGSGIPQVELIAAGKLPPMRWARVLWCKFVATLAALSAGLSVGREGPCIMMGATVGAGVGYMWHDRCRANRPRYLVGGGVAGMTAAFGAPVAGMFFAFEEMKTPLTLPMLLFTSLSALSAWFMVDVVLDFGLVFPFARLPGLHWSQYWLPLLAGMSCGLLGAVYNAGMIRLLLWQDRARWLPGPVRIVFPFVCCGVLLLVWPEITGNMGLTTLQLEHLRLPALALALLLAGKIAFSCVSFASGVSGGILMPILLAGSMAGALLAAPLRDAGLVAPEQTATLLVLGMAGLFSASVRTPLTGAALVMEMCGGFHLAPAVLLAAFAAAFTANALHSTPVYDSLKERILDQRRRRRAAASPTEERS is encoded by the coding sequence ATGGCCTTCCGCCCTTCTCTGCCTCCCTTCATCCTGGAATCCGCGGCCCTGCGCAGTCAGAGCGCCTGGACGCTCATGGCCCAGGCCCTGCTCACGGGCCTTGTCTCCGGCGGGGTCATCGGCCTGTTCCGCTGGCTCTATACCATCATCAATGGTGCCGTCCGGGCCCATATGGCCGGGCAGGATCCCTTCGCACCGGCCACGCTGGCCCTGATGGCCGCCGGGCTGCTGCTCATGGCCCTGACGGCCGGGCTGCTCCTGCGCTACGAGCCCCTCATCGGCGGCAGCGGCATCCCGCAGGTGGAACTCATCGCGGCTGGAAAGCTGCCGCCCATGCGCTGGGCGCGGGTGCTCTGGTGCAAGTTCGTGGCCACCCTGGCCGCGCTCAGCGCCGGTCTTTCCGTGGGACGCGAGGGCCCCTGCATCATGATGGGCGCCACCGTGGGCGCGGGCGTGGGCTATATGTGGCACGACCGCTGCCGCGCCAACCGGCCCCGCTATCTGGTGGGCGGCGGCGTGGCGGGCATGACCGCCGCCTTCGGCGCGCCTGTGGCCGGCATGTTCTTCGCCTTCGAAGAGATGAAGACCCCGCTCACCCTGCCCATGCTGCTCTTCACCAGCCTTTCGGCCCTGTCGGCCTGGTTCATGGTGGACGTGGTGCTGGACTTCGGCCTGGTCTTCCCCTTCGCCCGGCTGCCCGGCCTGCACTGGAGCCAGTACTGGCTGCCCCTGCTGGCCGGCATGTCCTGCGGCCTGCTGGGGGCCGTGTACAATGCGGGCATGATCCGCCTGTTGCTCTGGCAGGACAGGGCCCGCTGGCTGCCCGGGCCCGTGCGCATCGTCTTCCCCTTTGTCTGCTGCGGCGTGCTGCTGCTCGTCTGGCCGGAGATCACGGGCAACATGGGCCTGACCACCCTGCAGCTGGAGCACCTGCGCCTGCCCGCCCTCGCCCTGGCACTGCTGCTAGCGGGCAAGATCGCCTTTTCCTGCGTGAGCTTCGCCTCGGGGGTTTCCGGCGGCATCCTCATGCCCATCCTGCTGGCGGGCAGCATGGCCGGCGCCCTGCTGGCCGCGCCCCTGCGCGACGCCGGGCTGGTGGCCCCGGAACAGACGGCCACCCTGCTGGTGCTGGGCATGGCGGGCCTGTTCTCCGCCTCGGTGCGCACGCCCCTCACCGGGGCCGCCCTGGTCATGGAGATGTGCGGCGGGTTCCATCTGGCCCCGGCCGTGCTGCTGGCCGCCTTCGCCGCGGCCTTCACGGCCAACGCCTTGCATTCGACGCCTGTTTACGACAGTCTCAAGGAACGTATCCTGGACCAGCGTCGCCGGCGCCGGGCCGCCGCTTCCCCCACCGAGGAGAGATCATGA
- a CDS encoding SlyX family protein, whose protein sequence is MDQEERIIRLEELAYFQEERLRELNEALTAQQQQIDTLEHRLAETMELARNLRDQLGQTGNGAPVNDLPPHYMPERY, encoded by the coding sequence ATGGATCAGGAAGAACGCATCATCCGGCTGGAAGAGCTGGCCTATTTTCAGGAAGAACGTCTGCGCGAACTCAACGAGGCCCTGACGGCCCAGCAACAGCAGATCGACACGCTGGAGCACCGTCTGGCCGAGACCATGGAGCTGGCCCGCAACCTGCGCGATCAGCTGGGGCAGACCGGTAACGGGGCCCCGGTCAACGATCTGCCGCCCCACTACATGCCCGAGCGTTACTGA